From the Kribbella sp. CA-293567 genome, the window CTCCTCGACGTACAGGGGGAGGCCTACCGGCTGGGCGCCGAGCGTGAGCTTTGGGAGGAGGCCGCCACCAAGGCTGCCGACTGGCGGGTGCTGGTGGACGCCTTCACCTCGCCCGGCCTGACCAACGAGGCCGTGCGCATCTTTCTGGCCCGCGACCTGTCGGAGGCCTCCGAGACCTACGACCGCCTCCACGAGGAAGCGGACATGGAGACCGTCTGGGCTCCGTTGGTGGACGTCGTGGGCGCGGTCCTGGCCGGCGACCTCCACAACCCGATCCTCGTCATGGGCGCCCTCGCCGCCTGGGCAGCCCTCAACGGCCCCGGCTTCGACAACCTCCGTCCCGCCGACTCACCTTGGCCCGCCAAGGACTGAGCGGGTCAGGCGGGGGAGGTGCGGAAGGAACGGCGGTAGGAGTCTGGGGGGACACCTACTACTCGCTTGAACTGGCGGCGGAGCGTAGTGGCCGTGCCCATGCCGGTCGCGACGGCTACTGACTCGATGCTGTTGGGAGTTGCCTCCAGAAGCTCCTGCGCCCGGCGTACGCGTTGGGTCAGGAGCCACTGGAGCGGGGTCTGGCCGGTGACCGAGCGGAACTGGCGGCCGAGGTTGCGGGGGCTCATGTTGGCCTGCCGGGCCAGGTCGGTCACTGTCAGCGGCTCGTCGAGGCGTTCCTGGGCCCAGGCGAGCAGGCCGGCCAGTAGGTGGTCGCCAGCTGGCTGCATGGGCGTGGCGACGAACTGTGCCTGACTGCCGGGCCGGTGTGGGGGCATGACCAGCCGGCGGGCAACGGTGTTGGCGATGATCGCGCCATGGTCGAGGTGAATCAGGTGGATGCAGAGGTCGACCGCTGCCGCTTTCCCCGCTGCGGTCAGCACGCTGCCGTTGTCGGTGTAGAGCACGTCCGGGTCAACGGTGGCCGCTGGGTAGCGGGCAGTGAGTTCTGCTGTGTGCGCCCAGTGGGTAGTGGCGCGCCGGCCGTCCAGCAGCCCGGCTGCGCCCAGCGCGAAAGCGCCTGTGCAGAGCGAGGCGATTCGGGCGCCGGCGTCGTGAGCCGCGCGAATAGCCTCGACCAGCTCCGGCGGTGCAGCGACGTCGACGTCGGCACACGCGGGCACGAGCACTGTGTCGGCCGTGACTATCCGATCCAGTCCGTACTCCGGGTCAAGGGTGAACGGGCCGACCGTCACCGGACCCGGGCCACAGAGCAGCACGTCGTACCAGTCGTCGCGGGCGATCTCCTCCGGAGGTGTCCGGAAGATCTCGTAGGCCACACCCAGCTCGAAGTGGAGCAGGTGGCCGGCGGTCGCCAGCGCGATCGTGTGCATGTCCGAAAGTGTACGCATGCTGTCGTTCGGACCATCACGGAAAGTACCGGTCGGCCGCCACAGTTGAGCTATGCAGACAGCGAAGGCAGTAGTGGTCTACGGCGCGACCGGGCACACCGGCCGCTTCATCGTCGCCGAACTCGTCCAGCGAGGGTTCACCGCGATCCTGTCCGGGCGGGACGCGGCCAAGCTCAGGACACTGGCCGCGGAGTGGGACGGCCTCACCGTTCGCCCAGCCGCCATCGATGACCCTGAGGCGCTGGATCAGGCGCTTTCCGGAGCAGCAGCGGTGATCAACGCCGCTGGTCCCTTCGCGGTGACGGCAGGACCCGTGGTCGAGGCTGCACTGCGTGCCAGGATCCCGTACGTCGATGTCGCGGCGGAGATCGAGGCGAACGTCGCGATGTTCGCCGACTATGCGGAGGCCGCCCGTGAGGCAGGCGTTGCCGTCGTACCGGCGATGGCCTTCTACGGCGGTCTCGGCGACCTGCTCGCGACTGCGGCTATGGGCGAGTGGGCCGGCGCAGACGAGGTGCACGTCGCCTACGGCCTGAACAGCTGGCACCCGACCCCCGGCACCCGTACCGCAGGGCAGGTGTCCCAC encodes:
- a CDS encoding saccharopine dehydrogenase family protein; translated protein: MQTAKAVVVYGATGHTGRFIVAELVQRGFTAILSGRDAAKLRTLAAEWDGLTVRPAAIDDPEALDQALSGAAAVINAAGPFAVTAGPVVEAALRARIPYVDVAAEIEANVAMFADYAEAAREAGVAVVPAMAFYGGLGDLLATAAMGEWAGADEVHVAYGLNSWHPTPGTRTAGQVSHDRRGGRRVRFRDGELQYHDERPVQQAWDFPDPVGRREVIAGFTMTDVVTIPSHLTVSEVRTYMSIEAAKDLSDEDTPEPTAVDSSGRSDQTFVVDVVVRSGGDERRTSANGQDIYAITAPLAVEAVQRILAGQTRTIGVASAGQLFGAEDFLRSLTPTLSISGMPKL
- a CDS encoding helix-turn-helix domain-containing protein — its product is MHTIALATAGHLLHFELGVAYEIFRTPPEEIARDDWYDVLLCGPGPVTVGPFTLDPEYGLDRIVTADTVLVPACADVDVAAPPELVEAIRAAHDAGARIASLCTGAFALGAAGLLDGRRATTHWAHTAELTARYPAATVDPDVLYTDNGSVLTAAGKAAAVDLCIHLIHLDHGAIIANTVARRLVMPPHRPGSQAQFVATPMQPAGDHLLAGLLAWAQERLDEPLTVTDLARQANMSPRNLGRQFRSVTGQTPLQWLLTQRVRRAQELLEATPNSIESVAVATGMGTATTLRRQFKRVVGVPPDSYRRSFRTSPA
- a CDS encoding NUDIX domain-containing protein, encoding MTDHPVLRFGAGLADAAESWEVASSEVVHSTGRVISVRRDQIVPLGGGDTFTRDVVVHPGAVGVVALDQDNRMLLVRQYRHPVGHRLLEPPAGLLDVQGEAYRLGAERELWEEAATKAADWRVLVDAFTSPGLTNEAVRIFLARDLSEASETYDRLHEEADMETVWAPLVDVVGAVLAGDLHNPILVMGALAAWAALNGPGFDNLRPADSPWPAKD